In the genome of Pseudoalteromonas rubra, one region contains:
- the dptG gene encoding DNA phosphorothioation-dependent restriction protein DptG, translating into MNEHLIQSKNRVSSNYKNNAARYLPIGPSLPTAQNLNWNIVYKSLCRNIFSLECNIQTRKEFYENILRDIKENRHTKDLATIIEKVYFENTESFEITPYSRLINSEKVHARTKTMVDVFDAMLCGLTTENVDFIGNNFLEEIVNNTAKQLCNEIVKIKSKAPYLPFLAKKCQEDFSFISARPELLNESMEHLIEIYAFLYITQLSLHLYSPKLRFSEPTSQEMYFILEGEKASKERHFTFLKGYKRVFEKDVGASYDIFPHLGYLELIATEPLWAVSQQAHEQVFIDQINELNSSFCNEFNIHFAGNRTSFEDAINDGLTYHKEIFKENNKKSERYRANQMVCTAATTNFASNFKVNKGRAGGWYFQLSTKTVLLITNLIIGNKKKLLIDDVVEGFNERGIYFDLKSKQALLAIYENIGNVIKLSDSGDAVYVTSTI; encoded by the coding sequence ATGAATGAACATTTAATTCAATCAAAAAATAGGGTTAGTAGTAACTATAAAAATAACGCAGCTCGTTATCTCCCAATAGGTCCTAGTTTACCTACAGCACAAAACTTGAACTGGAATATTGTTTATAAAAGCTTATGCCGAAATATATTTTCACTTGAATGCAATATACAGACACGAAAAGAGTTTTATGAAAATATATTAAGAGACATTAAAGAGAATAGGCATACAAAAGATTTAGCTACAATTATTGAAAAAGTTTACTTTGAAAATACTGAGTCTTTTGAAATTACACCATACTCTAGGCTTATAAATAGCGAAAAAGTACATGCCAGAACTAAAACAATGGTAGATGTGTTTGATGCTATGCTGTGCGGCTTAACTACTGAAAATGTAGATTTTATAGGCAATAATTTTCTCGAAGAGATAGTAAATAATACTGCTAAGCAATTGTGTAATGAAATTGTAAAAATTAAATCAAAGGCTCCATATTTGCCGTTTTTAGCAAAAAAATGCCAAGAAGATTTTTCATTTATTAGCGCGAGGCCTGAATTACTCAATGAGTCAATGGAACATCTTATAGAGATATACGCCTTTTTATACATTACTCAGTTATCACTTCATTTATATTCTCCTAAATTACGTTTCAGTGAGCCAACCAGTCAGGAAATGTACTTTATCTTAGAAGGAGAAAAAGCAAGTAAAGAACGACACTTTACATTTTTAAAAGGTTACAAAAGGGTTTTTGAAAAAGATGTAGGAGCTAGTTATGATATTTTTCCTCATTTAGGTTACTTAGAGTTAATTGCAACCGAACCTCTTTGGGCTGTAAGTCAACAAGCCCATGAACAAGTTTTTATTGACCAAATAAACGAATTGAATTCCTCATTTTGTAATGAGTTTAATATTCACTTTGCTGGAAATCGCACCTCTTTTGAAGACGCTATAAATGATGGGTTGACCTATCATAAAGAAATTTTTAAAGAAAATAACAAAAAGTCAGAGCGTTACAGAGCTAATCAAATGGTTTGTACTGCTGCAACAACTAATTTTGCTAGTAACTTTAAAGTCAATAAAGGCAGAGCTGGTGGTTGGTACTTCCAGTTATCAACTAAGACAGTATTACTTATCACGAATCTAATTATTGGAAATAAGAAAAAGCTATTAATCGATGATGTAGTTGAAGGCTTTAATGAGCGTGGGATTTATTTCGATCTCAAATCTAAACAAGCACTTTTAGCGATTTATGAAAATATCGGAAATGTAATTAAATTAAGTGATAGTGGGGATGCAGTGTATGTCACAAGTACCATTTGA
- a CDS encoding class I SAM-dependent methyltransferase has product MSDSTLEYYSRNAVSFAEATFAVDMQPLYDVFLPAISKGGKILDAGCGSGRDALAFKNLGYRVEAFDACAELANIASFHLEQPVGCFSFDELRDINTYDAIWCCASLLHVPMAELPAVFQRLQNALKPEGIIYISFKYGEGERTTDGRAFTDLTEQSLSALLAQNTGLKACKTWQTGDQRPGREHKRWLNALLERVGAGSG; this is encoded by the coding sequence ATGTCTGACTCCACATTAGAATACTACAGCCGCAACGCAGTCAGTTTTGCAGAGGCAACCTTCGCGGTAGATATGCAGCCGCTGTACGACGTGTTTTTACCTGCCATATCCAAAGGCGGTAAAATCCTCGATGCCGGTTGCGGCTCAGGCCGCGATGCACTGGCGTTTAAAAACCTCGGCTACCGGGTGGAAGCCTTCGATGCCTGCGCCGAACTGGCCAACATCGCCAGCTTCCACCTGGAACAACCCGTAGGCTGCTTCAGTTTCGACGAACTCAGAGACATCAACACTTATGACGCTATCTGGTGCTGCGCAAGCCTGTTACATGTCCCCATGGCAGAGCTCCCGGCGGTTTTTCAGCGCCTGCAAAACGCACTCAAACCAGAAGGCATAATCTATATCTCGTTTAAATACGGTGAAGGCGAACGCACTACAGATGGCCGCGCATTCACCGATCTCACAGAGCAAAGCCTGAGCGCCTTACTTGCCCAAAACACCGGTCTTAAAGCCTGCAAAACCTGGCAAACCGGCGACCAACGCCCCGGCCGCGAACACAAACGCTGGCTCAATGCTTTGTTGGAAAGGGTGGGGGCTGGGTCAGGCTGA
- the dptF gene encoding DNA phosphorothioation-dependent restriction protein DptF yields the protein MRLKEALSVLSKSSPYSVSTLRTGEQPEDYKYKEYLYIKPQIAIDFEALLLDSPEGSLLFLCGSSGDGKSEILTRLCNKPEFQDVVFHLDATHGKTQHGTAVESLDELFDEQKQQQHKLAVGINIGMFQKFIKFGSDKHSDIKVLFSKFLENRHEKGYQIENAYFYDFESYPRLHFDKGGVKSEFVFSYLKNLTKECDSNPFYELYLSEKEKENQIAYNFQIISLSEFQSALVYLFGLIRLHDEQFLIPRLFVDFIYQLITTENDDGIIGNIFTCLDNQLSEKIVGQDPLQSSSQKLDSFLLALATGSLSENTLESINYLQKMAGCKLSKNNLIRFAWVLNKELGDLYPESQLNNLINNEVLESYCALYEILIKSEFNEEEVDLLIGILEENLLADVANYVNRKVNTDVSGFVISRELKDFAICNKIEAEIDLDWLEENKLKAPDIMPIRFLVNGDEAVTLNLDIKVFTLIRNIQNGYLPNRNLHNEYTKLEEFISELIAATSKAKEVRIIDKKAQGTFYAEAKKSRRGYTVVGDFK from the coding sequence ATGCGTTTAAAAGAAGCTTTAAGTGTTTTATCTAAGTCTTCACCTTATTCAGTATCCACTCTAAGAACAGGTGAACAACCTGAAGACTACAAATATAAAGAGTACTTATACATTAAGCCTCAAATTGCAATTGACTTTGAAGCTTTGTTACTTGATAGCCCTGAAGGTAGCCTCTTGTTTTTGTGTGGTAGCTCAGGGGATGGTAAGTCAGAAATCCTAACTCGGCTTTGTAATAAACCCGAATTTCAAGATGTAGTATTTCATTTAGATGCCACTCATGGAAAAACCCAACACGGTACAGCGGTTGAAAGCCTTGATGAGCTGTTTGATGAACAGAAGCAACAACAACATAAACTCGCTGTCGGTATTAATATTGGTATGTTCCAAAAGTTTATTAAGTTTGGCTCTGATAAGCATAGCGACATTAAAGTGCTATTTTCTAAATTTTTAGAAAATAGACATGAAAAAGGGTATCAAATAGAGAATGCATATTTTTATGATTTTGAAAGTTACCCAAGATTGCATTTCGATAAAGGCGGTGTGAAATCTGAGTTTGTTTTTTCTTACTTAAAAAACTTAACAAAAGAATGTGACTCTAATCCATTTTACGAATTATATCTTTCAGAAAAAGAGAAAGAAAATCAGATAGCTTATAACTTTCAAATAATAAGTTTGTCAGAATTTCAAAGTGCGCTTGTTTACTTATTTGGCCTGATTAGGTTGCATGATGAGCAATTTCTAATCCCTAGACTTTTTGTTGATTTTATTTATCAATTAATCACAACAGAAAATGATGACGGAATAATTGGTAATATTTTCACGTGCCTAGATAACCAGCTTTCGGAAAAAATAGTTGGTCAAGACCCGCTCCAATCCAGTAGCCAAAAGCTTGATAGCTTTTTACTCGCGCTAGCAACCGGTTCGTTAAGTGAAAATACTCTTGAAAGCATTAACTATCTTCAAAAAATGGCTGGTTGTAAGCTAAGCAAAAATAATCTAATTAGGTTTGCGTGGGTTTTAAATAAAGAGTTAGGTGACCTCTATCCTGAAAGTCAGTTAAACAATTTAATTAATAATGAAGTCTTAGAAAGTTACTGCGCTCTTTATGAAATACTTATTAAAAGTGAGTTTAACGAGGAAGAGGTAGATTTATTAATCGGTATTTTAGAAGAAAATTTACTGGCTGATGTAGCTAACTATGTAAATAGAAAAGTTAATACCGATGTCAGTGGCTTTGTGATCAGTCGAGAACTAAAAGACTTTGCTATTTGTAACAAAATAGAAGCGGAAATAGACCTCGATTGGCTAGAGGAAAATAAACTAAAAGCTCCAGATATAATGCCAATACGGTTTTTAGTTAATGGCGATGAGGCTGTTACTTTAAACCTTGATATAAAAGTATTTACTCTCATAAGAAATATCCAAAACGGGTACTTGCCAAACAGAAACTTGCATAATGAGTACACAAAACTCGAAGAGTTTATATCTGAGTTAATCGCTGCTACTTCAAAGGCTAAGGAAGTGCGAATTATAGATAAAAAAGCGCAAGGTACTTTCTATGCTGAAGCAAAAAAGAGTCGTAGAGGCTACACAGTGGTAGGTGACTTCAAATGA